The genomic segment AGTGCCAGCCTCACAAAGGACGAAATTCAAGCAGTTCGCGCGGTTTTCGAACGCCGTCTAGTCCGGCAAGTTGTCCCGTGGCACAGCGCGATCGCCTTCATTCGGGCCGTTCGCGATCGTGTCAGTTCTGCTGGTTGAAGTCCGTTCGATTGCCACTGGAACGCGCGCTCTAGGGACGCGCTCCGGACACGCTAATAGGTAAGATTTTTTGCATGTATTCGCTCCAGAGCAACGCGGCTTGAGAGCTGCTGGCGCGCGTCGGTGAATTATCGTCGTTGCCGAGCCAAATGCCCGTCACGAGCGGCTGTTGCGGTGCGAACCCTACAAACCACAAATCCACACCGTTGTCGGTCGTACCGGTCTTACCAGCCGCGTCGGCAACCCCGCGCGCGTTGGTGCCGGTGCCCCAACGAACAACACCGCGCAGCAACTCGCCCATCCAGGCAGCGATTGCGGGCTCCAAAACCCGCCGACTTTCTCGCTCGGTTACAAAAGCGTAGATCGTGCGACAGGTCCGCCATTCCTCAACATCAGTGCAGTCGCTCCCGTCGCGGATGCGTTGAATGGCATGCGGGCGATGCCAGGTGCCCCCATTCGCGAAGGGTGCATAAGCACCGGTCAACTCCAGAACGTTCACCTCGCTTTCGCCCAACACCAGCCCCGGCGAGGTATTCAGTTCCGAGGCAATTCCAAGATCTCTGGCCATCTGCACCACTGCATCCAAGCCCACTTGCTGAGCGATCCGCAGCGCTACCACATTTTCTGAATGGGCAAATCCGCGATACATATCGGCATCATCGCGCGTGCGATCGCAGCCGTTATAAGACTGGCCCATCCACCGCAACGGCGTACATGAAAAGGTCCGACCGGGCGAGATACCCATCTCGAGCGCGGCGGCGTAGACTACCGCTTTGAATGTAGAGCCGGGCTGTCGCTGTGCCTGAGTTGCTCGGTTGAACTGACTTTGGGCAAAATCTTTGCCTCCCACGATGGCGAGCGCCGCTCCGGTGCGACTATCGAGGGTGACAATGGCACCTTGACCGTAACCATACTGCGCGCCGCGTGCGGCGATTGCTTGCTGCAAAGCTGCTTCAGCAGCATCCTGTACCTTTAGATCGGCTGCCGTCTCGACAATAAAGTTTCCCTCGTCGGCGAGGTCAGATCCCAGCAGCAGCTGCAATTCTTGCAATACGTAAGCGTAATAGTATGGAGCGATCGTGCTGGTAAACCTTTCGCGAGCCCGAGGGCTGACGTCGATCCGCGATCGCCGTGCACGCGTTGCTTCCTCCGGGGCGATCGCGCCCATGGCAACCATGCGTTCCAAGACGCGAGCGCGTAATTGAACGGCGGTATCGTAGTCCTGAACGGGGTTATAGCTGTTCGGCGCTGGCAGGATTGCCACGAGCGTGGCTGCTTCATTAAGAGTAAGGTCGGCGGCAGATTTCTCGAAGTAAAATTGTGCGGCATCTTCGAAGCCGTAGTTATCGACCCCAAGGAAGGCCCGGTTGAGATATACCTTCAGCAGCTCGTCTTTGCTATAAAAGAATTCCAGTTTGAGCGCCACCTCGAGTTCTCGCCACTTTCGACCGAGTGTGTCTTGCCGCCCCACGTATTCGGGG from the Rubidibacter lacunae KORDI 51-2 genome contains:
- a CDS encoding transglycosylase domain-containing protein, with product MTDRPTFGQYVTQAFQTIQAKLSPQILHLKPGARVPELRVKAPDADAPATYPLLGDRYVLGRSARECDIVVRNPLVSTVHLTLTRDLQRRERFVLTDEGSKNGTFHGKRQIEMLELCHGDRLTLGPPEVETTVEVSFHFPPPLWRRGLRYGCYAAIAGVGILSAIVVVRLSRVPVRPLPAGGRGPVVVYARDGQTPLQPELGNRVHRELPRLQDFSPYLPAAVLASEDTRYYWHFGVDPYGIARALWVNITGGRQGASTITQQLARSLFPEYVGRQDTLGRKWRELEVALKLEFFYSKDELLKVYLNRAFLGVDNYGFEDAAQFYFEKSAADLTLNEAATLVAILPAPNSYNPVQDYDTAVQLRARVLERMVAMGAIAPEEATRARRSRIDVSPRARERFTSTIAPYYYAYVLQELQLLLGSDLADEGNFIVETAADLKVQDAAEAALQQAIAARGAQYGYGQGAIVTLDSRTGAALAIVGGKDFAQSQFNRATQAQRQPGSTFKAVVYAAALEMGISPGRTFSCTPLRWMGQSYNGCDRTRDDADMYRGFAHSENVVALRIAQQVGLDAVVQMARDLGIASELNTSPGLVLGESEVNVLELTGAYAPFANGGTWHRPHAIQRIRDGSDCTDVEEWRTCRTIYAFVTERESRRVLEPAIAAWMGELLRGVVRWGTGTNARGVADAAGKTGTTDNGVDLWFVGFAPQQPLVTGIWLGNDDNSPTRASSSQAALLWSEYMQKILPISVSGARP